The Clostridium sp. AWRP genome has a window encoding:
- a CDS encoding ankyrin repeat domain-containing protein: MGIFSNIFSSKYKSIYRSIEEGNINEIKDYLNEDNDLDSDFEIQSILHYAIDNCGNNYFETIKLLINSGVDINSHQSKFMETPLHKLCARAAPHIDLITMILKRGAEVNAINSLGKTPIFYCSFNYSVELLNLLVKYGADINARDKYENTLLHDDYINCFEEHFEKFLKALLNFGFDINSKNASGLTPMALCKNKKIENILSKYGGIKF; encoded by the coding sequence TTGGGCATATTTAGCAATATATTTTCTTCAAAATACAAGTCAATTTATAGATCCATTGAAGAAGGAAATATAAATGAAATAAAAGATTACTTAAACGAAGACAATGATTTGGATTCCGACTTTGAAATTCAGAGTATACTTCATTATGCTATCGACAATTGCGGAAACAACTATTTTGAGACAATTAAACTTTTAATAAACAGCGGTGTAGATATCAACAGCCATCAAAGTAAATTCATGGAAACTCCCCTGCACAAACTTTGTGCAAGAGCAGCCCCCCATATTGACTTGATAACTATGATATTAAAAAGAGGAGCTGAAGTTAATGCAATCAATAGTCTTGGTAAAACTCCTATATTTTACTGCAGCTTTAATTATTCCGTAGAACTTTTGAATCTCCTTGTAAAATACGGTGCAGATATAAATGCACGGGATAAATATGAAAATACTCTCCTCCATGACGACTATATCAATTGTTTTGAAGAACATTTTGAAAAATTTTTAAAAGCACTCTTAAACTTCGGTTTTGATATAAACTCGAAAAATGCTTCAGGGTTAACTCCCATGGCTCTTTGTAAAAATAAAAAAATCGAAAATATTTTATCAAAATATGGTGGAATTAAATTTTAA
- a CDS encoding NADH-dependent [FeFe] hydrogenase, group A6 translates to MVNLTINDVKVSVPEGTTILNAAKKVNINIPTLCYLDLHDIKMVNRTSSCRVCLVEIEGRRNLAPSCSTEALEGMVVKTNSPRAIKARRTMVELLLSDHPTDCLVCEKNTQCQLQSIAAELGIRKIRYKGDMSNYKKDSSSGAIYRNLDKCIMCRRCETMCNEVQTCQVYSAVDRGFETVVSPAFGRPMVDTQCTFCGQCVSVCPTAALTEVSNVSKVWEVLADPDKYVVVQTAPAIRVTLGEKFGIEPGTIVTGKMAAALRRLGFDKVCDTDFAADVTILEEAHEFIDRLQNGGRLPILTSCCPSWVKFIEHQFPDLLDIPSTCKSPHIMFGTLAKTYMAEKLNIDPSKIVVVSVMPCIAKKYEVSRKELQYEGHKNVDFVITTRELANMIEEAGIDFNKLPDEDFDKPFGESTGASVIFGTTGGVIEAALRTAYEWITGETLKKVEFHGVRGLDGLKEANINIGGKEINIGVAHGLGNARKLLEEIESGESKYHAIEIMACPGGCIDGGGQPYHFGNLDIVKKRMEALYREDRNKPLRKSHENPEVQALYKEFIGDVGGKKAHDLLHTHYTKRQKL, encoded by the coding sequence ATGGTGAATTTAACTATAAATGATGTAAAAGTTTCTGTTCCAGAAGGCACTACAATTTTAAACGCTGCAAAAAAAGTAAACATAAATATACCTACTCTCTGCTATCTTGATCTTCACGATATAAAAATGGTAAATAGAACTTCCTCCTGCAGAGTCTGTCTTGTTGAAATTGAAGGCAGACGTAACCTTGCACCTTCCTGTTCCACAGAAGCTCTTGAAGGGATGGTCGTTAAAACCAACAGTCCCAGAGCAATAAAAGCAAGGCGTACTATGGTAGAGCTTTTATTATCAGATCATCCTACCGACTGTCTTGTATGTGAAAAAAATACTCAATGTCAACTTCAATCAATTGCTGCTGAATTAGGTATAAGAAAAATTAGATATAAAGGTGATATGTCAAATTACAAAAAAGATTCCTCAAGTGGAGCTATATATAGAAATCTTGATAAATGCATAATGTGCAGACGATGTGAAACCATGTGCAATGAAGTGCAAACCTGTCAGGTTTACTCTGCAGTAGATAGAGGCTTCGAAACTGTAGTATCCCCTGCATTTGGTCGCCCTATGGTTGATACACAATGCACATTTTGTGGTCAATGTGTATCCGTATGTCCAACTGCTGCATTAACTGAAGTAAGTAATGTATCCAAAGTATGGGAAGTACTAGCTGATCCTGATAAATATGTAGTAGTTCAAACTGCCCCTGCTATAAGAGTTACTTTAGGTGAAAAATTCGGTATAGAACCTGGAACTATCGTAACCGGCAAAATGGCTGCAGCTCTTAGAAGATTGGGATTTGATAAGGTATGTGATACAGACTTTGCAGCAGATGTAACTATTTTAGAAGAGGCACATGAATTTATAGATAGACTTCAAAATGGTGGAAGACTTCCAATACTCACAAGCTGCTGTCCCAGCTGGGTTAAATTTATAGAACATCAATTTCCTGATCTTTTAGATATCCCCTCAACCTGTAAGTCTCCACACATAATGTTTGGTACTTTAGCCAAAACATATATGGCCGAAAAATTGAATATTGATCCATCTAAAATTGTAGTAGTTTCAGTTATGCCATGTATTGCAAAAAAATATGAAGTAAGCAGAAAAGAACTTCAATATGAGGGTCATAAAAATGTTGACTTCGTAATCACTACAAGGGAACTTGCAAACATGATAGAAGAAGCAGGAATAGATTTTAATAAACTCCCAGATGAAGACTTTGATAAACCTTTCGGAGAATCTACAGGTGCCTCCGTAATATTTGGAACCACCGGCGGCGTAATTGAAGCAGCTCTTAGAACTGCTTATGAATGGATTACTGGAGAGACTTTAAAAAAAGTAGAATTTCATGGTGTAAGAGGACTTGATGGACTTAAGGAAGCGAATATAAATATTGGTGGTAAAGAAATAAACATTGGCGTAGCTCACGGTCTTGGCAACGCAAGAAAACTTCTTGAGGAAATAGAATCTGGCGAATCAAAATATCATGCTATAGAAATAATGGCTTGTCCTGGAGGATGTATTGACGGAGGAGGTCAGCCATATCATTTTGGGAATTTAGATATTGTAAAGAAACGAATGGAAGCTTTATATAGAGAAGATAGAAATAAACCTCTCAGAAAATCTCATGAAAATCCCGAGGTTCAAGCTCTATATAAAGAATTTATTGGTGATGTAGGTGGAAAAAAAGCTCATGATCTCCTTCACACCCATTATACAAAAAGGCAAAAGTTGTAA
- a CDS encoding NADH-quinone oxidoreductase subunit NuoF, translating into MDKIKSFEDLRTLREEYKAKIANRTYGNTNKNIKKTLLVCGGTGCRASRSLDIVNILKAEIKNAGLENAVDVISTGCFGFCEKGPIVKVVPDNVFYVEVNTERAKLIVYEHMAKNTVVEEALYRDPITKEKISKQTDIPFYKNQKRIALRNCGLLNPEDITEYIAMNGYEALGRVLTQMTPDSTIDEIKKSGLRGRGGGGFPTGVKWEMTKKSKSDTKFMICNADEGDPGAFMDRSILEGDPNSVLEAMAIAGYCIGANKGYIYIRAEYPLAISRLKIALKQAYNLGLLGDNILGTNFSFHIDLKYGAGAFICGEETALINSIEGGRGEPTVKPPFPSQIGLWKKPTNINNVETLANIPPIILKGSKWFSSIGTEKSKGTKVFALAGKINNVGLVEVPMGVTLREIIYNLGGGIRGGKKFKAVQTGGPSGGCIPADHLDTAIDYESLTKIGSMMGSGGMIVMDEDNCMVNIAKFYLQFSVDESCGKCTACRIGNKRLLEILENITKGKGTMEDLESLKDLSYVIKDSALCGLGQTSPNPIISTMKFFWDEYVAHVKDKRCPAGVCTSLLKYNINSEKCIGCTACTKVCPKGAISGEVKKPHVIDKAKCINCGACSSICKFSAITKQ; encoded by the coding sequence ATGGATAAAATAAAATCCTTTGAAGATTTAAGAACTTTAAGAGAAGAGTATAAAGCTAAGATAGCAAACCGTACTTACGGTAATACAAATAAAAATATAAAAAAGACTTTACTTGTATGCGGTGGAACAGGATGTCGTGCTTCAAGAAGCTTAGATATAGTCAATATACTTAAAGCTGAAATTAAAAACGCAGGTCTAGAAAATGCAGTTGATGTCATTTCTACAGGATGTTTTGGATTTTGTGAAAAAGGACCTATCGTCAAAGTTGTACCAGATAATGTTTTTTATGTCGAAGTTAATACCGAGAGAGCAAAGCTAATTGTGTATGAACATATGGCCAAAAATACAGTAGTTGAGGAAGCTTTATATAGAGATCCTATTACTAAAGAAAAAATATCCAAACAAACAGATATTCCATTCTATAAAAATCAAAAAAGAATTGCTCTTAGAAACTGCGGCCTTCTAAACCCTGAAGATATTACAGAATACATAGCAATGAACGGGTACGAAGCTTTAGGCAGAGTTTTAACACAAATGACACCTGACAGCACAATTGATGAAATAAAAAAAAGTGGCTTGAGAGGAAGAGGGGGCGGCGGCTTTCCTACAGGTGTAAAATGGGAAATGACCAAAAAATCCAAATCTGATACAAAGTTTATGATATGTAATGCTGATGAAGGAGATCCCGGTGCCTTTATGGATAGAAGCATACTTGAGGGAGATCCAAATTCTGTACTTGAAGCCATGGCTATTGCAGGTTACTGCATAGGTGCAAATAAAGGTTATATTTATATCAGAGCTGAATATCCTCTTGCAATTAGCAGATTAAAAATTGCTTTAAAGCAAGCTTATAATTTAGGCTTATTGGGTGATAATATTTTGGGTACTAATTTTTCCTTCCATATAGATTTAAAATATGGTGCCGGAGCTTTCATATGCGGTGAGGAAACTGCTCTCATAAATTCCATAGAGGGCGGGCGTGGAGAGCCTACAGTAAAACCTCCTTTTCCTTCCCAAATAGGCCTCTGGAAAAAGCCAACTAACATAAATAATGTAGAAACTCTAGCAAATATCCCCCCTATCATATTAAAAGGCTCCAAGTGGTTTAGTTCTATAGGAACTGAAAAGAGTAAAGGAACCAAAGTTTTTGCTTTAGCAGGCAAGATCAATAATGTTGGCCTTGTGGAGGTACCTATGGGCGTAACCTTACGGGAAATAATATATAATTTAGGCGGAGGTATTCGGGGTGGTAAAAAATTTAAAGCTGTTCAAACTGGTGGTCCTTCTGGCGGGTGCATTCCTGCAGATCATTTAGATACTGCCATTGATTACGAAAGTCTTACTAAAATAGGCTCCATGATGGGTTCCGGTGGAATGATAGTTATGGATGAAGATAATTGCATGGTAAATATAGCTAAATTTTATCTTCAATTTAGTGTAGATGAATCCTGTGGAAAGTGCACTGCCTGTAGAATTGGAAATAAGAGACTTTTAGAAATTTTAGAAAACATCACTAAAGGCAAAGGAACTATGGAAGATCTTGAAAGTTTAAAAGATTTATCCTATGTAATAAAGGATTCAGCCCTATGTGGTCTTGGTCAGACATCACCTAATCCAATTATAAGTACAATGAAATTTTTCTGGGATGAATATGTAGCCCATGTAAAAGATAAACGCTGTCCTGCTGGAGTTTGCACTTCACTTTTAAAATACAATATAAATTCTGAAAAATGTATTGGCTGCACAGCTTGTACAAAGGTATGTCCTAAAGGAGCTATTTCTGGGGAAGTGAAAAAGCCTCATGTAATAGATAAGGCAAAATGTATAAATTGTGGTGCATGTAGTAGTATTTGCAAATTTTCTGCTATTACAAAACAATAA
- a CDS encoding NAD(P)H-dependent oxidoreductase subunit E, producing the protein MDVCKLDNEKLKELSSYIDSLEEKEGSLISVLHRAQDIFGYLPEELQTFIANKLDISAAKVFGVVTFYSYFTMKPKGKHVISICMGTACFVKGAENILEEFRNQLKVKDGFTTEDGLFTIDILRCVGACGLAPVVVVDGTVHGKVKVEDVKGILSQYTLK; encoded by the coding sequence ATGGATGTATGCAAACTAGATAACGAAAAACTAAAAGAACTATCTTCCTATATAGATAGTTTGGAAGAAAAAGAAGGTTCACTTATAAGTGTACTTCACAGAGCTCAGGATATATTTGGATACCTTCCTGAAGAATTACAAACATTTATTGCAAATAAACTTGACATTAGTGCGGCAAAAGTATTTGGTGTAGTTACTTTCTATTCATACTTTACAATGAAACCCAAAGGTAAACACGTAATAAGCATATGTATGGGTACAGCTTGTTTTGTTAAAGGTGCAGAAAACATTTTAGAAGAATTTAGGAACCAGCTTAAAGTAAAAGATGGATTTACCACAGAGGACGGATTGTTCACTATAGATATTTTAAGATGTGTTGGAGCTTGCGGCCTTGCACCCGTAGTTGTAGTTGACGGAACAGTCCATGGAAAAGTAAAGGTCGAAGATGTTAAAGGGATATTAAGTCAATATACCTTAAAATAA
- a CDS encoding SEC-C metal-binding domain-containing protein produces MLKGKCYYCNREFSKAGISKHIKSCKVMKESMGLDENSSSSKINKFILEVYSKYNKDYWMYITIDINCTLKNLDQFLRDIWVECCGHLSMFEIYGKRYESEIDEDWIFGESSNDMNIKLKNVIGLNDKIEYEYDFGSTTYLEIKVIDKITCSNKVKNIELLARNNEPDLKCSNCGSKASYYDYENEEYLCDDCFEDCTYDEEMIEELDYVNSPRAGVCGYYGSKEDEVKYLPNVKSGKVITVGSFGSKIEEDNNDVEEAYTYEDDEKSSFDNDFSMAFDKAARRAINAGMRKELKNWQPIEKNFSLEYHLNRFTKDKLTNIAKNLHMKKISKLKKEELKNKILDSYEEGAQFIIENMNIEAFETLINISVEKMCEVSDYAIESNAIDYFRNRAFLFTGEIDKKDVVIVPEELKKVILHKNSEKLKKQLEKNEEIIKLFWGMCNYYGVVELENFKELIKRYIDFDISNTNFEVVLENGADYYNEFEFQGDFGNNILVDDVSDIVCHQHKRDDLNFYPFKKEELFEAAKIDFRDKTKAYNKLYNFFTTNFDISSIEEVNLIGNEVIKFFNNTRLWILKGYTPEELNPTTVIKKEKAGRNDPCPCGSGKKYKNCCGKK; encoded by the coding sequence TTGTTGAAAGGAAAATGTTATTATTGCAATAGGGAATTTAGTAAAGCGGGTATTTCAAAACATATAAAAAGCTGTAAAGTAATGAAAGAATCTATGGGATTAGATGAAAACTCATCTTCATCTAAAATAAATAAGTTTATTTTAGAAGTGTATTCTAAATATAACAAGGATTATTGGATGTATATAACTATAGATATAAATTGTACATTAAAAAATTTAGATCAATTTTTAAGAGATATATGGGTAGAATGCTGCGGTCATTTGAGCATGTTTGAAATATATGGAAAAAGATATGAAAGTGAAATAGATGAAGATTGGATTTTTGGAGAATCTTCAAATGATATGAATATAAAGCTTAAAAATGTTATAGGTTTAAATGACAAAATAGAATACGAATATGATTTTGGATCTACTACATATTTAGAAATTAAAGTTATAGATAAAATTACATGTTCCAATAAGGTAAAAAACATAGAGTTATTAGCTAGGAATAATGAACCAGATTTGAAATGCTCAAATTGCGGCAGTAAGGCATCATACTATGACTATGAAAATGAAGAATATTTGTGCGATGATTGTTTTGAAGATTGTACTTATGATGAAGAAATGATAGAAGAACTAGATTATGTAAATTCACCGAGAGCAGGAGTTTGTGGATATTATGGAAGTAAGGAAGATGAAGTCAAGTATTTACCGAATGTTAAAAGTGGTAAAGTAATAACGGTTGGAAGTTTTGGCAGCAAAATAGAAGAAGACAACAATGATGTTGAAGAAGCCTATACTTATGAAGATGATGAGAAATCATCTTTTGATAATGACTTTTCAATGGCATTTGATAAAGCAGCTAGAAGAGCAATTAATGCTGGAATGAGAAAAGAGCTTAAAAACTGGCAGCCTATTGAAAAAAATTTTTCTCTTGAATATCATTTGAACAGATTTACAAAAGATAAATTGACAAATATAGCTAAAAATCTGCATATGAAGAAGATTTCAAAATTGAAAAAAGAAGAATTAAAAAATAAAATACTGGACTCATATGAAGAAGGGGCACAGTTTATTATAGAAAATATGAATATTGAGGCATTTGAAACCTTAATAAATATATCAGTAGAAAAGATGTGTGAAGTCAGTGATTATGCTATAGAAAGTAATGCTATTGACTATTTTAGAAATAGAGCATTTTTATTTACAGGAGAAATAGATAAAAAAGATGTTGTTATTGTGCCAGAAGAATTAAAAAAAGTAATTTTACATAAAAATAGTGAAAAGTTAAAAAAGCAGTTAGAAAAAAATGAAGAAATCATAAAGCTTTTTTGGGGAATGTGTAATTACTATGGTGTTGTTGAACTTGAAAATTTTAAAGAACTAATAAAAAGATATATTGATTTTGATATATCAAATACGAATTTTGAAGTTGTATTAGAAAATGGAGCAGATTACTATAATGAATTTGAGTTTCAAGGGGATTTTGGAAATAATATTTTAGTTGATGATGTTTCTGATATAGTTTGTCATCAGCATAAAAGAGATGATTTGAATTTTTATCCTTTTAAAAAAGAAGAATTATTTGAAGCAGCTAAAATTGATTTCAGGGATAAGACAAAGGCTTATAATAAACTTTACAACTTTTTTACAACAAATTTTGATATTTCAAGTATTGAAGAAGTAAATCTTATTGGAAATGAGGTGATAAAATTTTTCAATAATACAAGGCTTTGGATTTTAAAAGGATATACTCCAGAAGAGCTTAATCCTACTACTGTGATAAAAAAAGAGAAGGCTGGGAGAAATGATCCATGTCCTTGTGGAAGTGGGAAAAAGTATAAAAATTGTTGTGGTAAAAAGTGA
- a CDS encoding MarR family transcriptional regulator — MDTYREIFLMEQTYGTLFSLANKLQVRGDEYLGKLTSRQYMTMVAIAHLSEGKTTLNNIARKLGSTKQNVKQIVTVMQKKGYVDIVPNHEDRRAVNVIITETGKQVLYQVSEKGIFFMAELFKDFSTEELETIWGMLKKLYRFDGEEQDGFEEASNLKVDKSQKDDAARILKKFENIRKNQREERKNHEK; from the coding sequence ATGGATACATATAGAGAAATATTTTTAATGGAACAAACCTATGGAACGTTATTTTCACTGGCAAATAAGCTTCAGGTAAGAGGAGATGAATACCTTGGGAAATTGACTTCAAGGCAGTATATGACCATGGTTGCAATTGCTCATTTATCTGAAGGTAAAACTACCCTCAATAATATTGCAAGAAAGCTTGGTTCCACTAAACAAAATGTAAAACAAATTGTTACTGTCATGCAGAAAAAGGGATATGTTGATATTGTACCTAATCATGAAGATAGACGTGCTGTCAATGTAATAATTACGGAAACTGGAAAACAGGTATTGTATCAAGTTTCAGAAAAAGGAATATTCTTTATGGCAGAGCTTTTTAAAGATTTTTCAACTGAAGAGCTGGAAACTATTTGGGGAATGCTTAAAAAACTGTATCGATTTGATGGTGAAGAACAAGATGGTTTTGAAGAAGCTAGTAATTTAAAAGTAGATAAAAGTCAGAAAGATGACGCAGCAAGAATATTAAAGAAATTTGAAAATATAAGAAAAAATCAAAGAGAGGAAAGGAAAAATCATGAGAAATAA
- a CDS encoding alpha/beta hydrolase, which translates to MRNKNNRLICTSEYVRINGIDQFLYHLGTSFDNPVMLFLHGGPGSAESLFTGLFQDRWEEIYTVVHWDQRGAGKTLTKNPDKLPTIDLMLQDLFEVIQYLKKKYNKKKVVIFGHSWGSVLGSIFIRNHPEDVEYYIGAGQVVGMVENEQVAYNKLKEVIDQAGDKKSLKKLESVGEYPGSKIVFDKEFLGKCNIVHKLLGKYKLGMEIGIDIWIAMFKSPIFKFSDIIAFMKIFKANSKVHSFLGDFNLRRESKEYKVPVYYILGERDWQAPRVVAEDYFKDIKAPSKDIFIISDAGHFLMMDQPDLVFDALSKISKKEKSVQCFL; encoded by the coding sequence ATGAGAAATAAAAACAACAGGTTAATATGTACTTCTGAATATGTAAGGATTAATGGAATAGATCAGTTCTTGTATCATCTAGGAACAAGCTTTGATAATCCTGTGATGCTATTTTTGCATGGAGGGCCAGGTTCGGCAGAATCCTTATTTACAGGATTATTTCAAGATAGATGGGAAGAAATATATACTGTAGTTCATTGGGACCAGAGGGGTGCTGGGAAGACCCTCACGAAAAATCCAGATAAGCTTCCTACAATAGATTTGATGCTTCAGGACTTATTTGAAGTTATCCAGTATCTTAAGAAAAAATATAACAAGAAAAAGGTTGTTATATTTGGCCATTCCTGGGGAAGCGTTTTAGGATCAATATTTATCAGAAATCACCCGGAAGACGTAGAATACTATATTGGTGCTGGACAGGTTGTTGGTATGGTGGAAAATGAGCAGGTAGCCTATAATAAACTTAAAGAAGTTATTGATCAGGCAGGTGATAAAAAATCATTGAAGAAGCTTGAGAGTGTAGGTGAATATCCTGGCAGCAAAATTGTTTTTGACAAAGAGTTTTTGGGAAAATGTAATATAGTTCATAAGCTTTTAGGTAAATATAAATTAGGCATGGAAATAGGCATTGACATCTGGATAGCTATGTTTAAAAGCCCTATTTTTAAGTTTTCTGACATCATAGCATTTATGAAAATTTTTAAGGCAAATTCAAAGGTTCACAGTTTCCTTGGGGACTTTAATTTACGAAGAGAATCGAAAGAATATAAAGTGCCAGTATATTATATTTTAGGAGAAAGAGACTGGCAAGCGCCCCGTGTTGTAGCTGAAGATTATTTTAAAGATATAAAAGCGCCAAGTAAAGATATATTCATAATTTCTGATGCAGGACACTTTTTGATGATGGATCAGCCTGACCTGGTTTTTGATGCATTATCAAAAATAAGTAAGAAAGAAAAAAGTGTACAATGTTTTTTATAA
- the uvrA gene encoding excinuclease ABC subunit UvrA, which produces MSTKLRELIINEDINEESEDNMIVIKGAKHHNLKNVSLKLPKNKLIVFTGVSGSGKSTLVFDIIHAEAQRRFIKGLSTFAKKSVGKIEKPKVEYISGLTPSLAIEQKSVSSNPRSTVGTLTEISDYLRLLYSRIGIRTCENCKTEIKTLLYKNKKSECPNCHTFIKPLMSSHFSSNTPQGMCPHCKGLGVTQEVDLKLLIGDESLSILDGAINWFGNLRENNKTTWPTGPLDIVFDHYNLDIETPWRDLPKSFQDVILYGSGEEKLEYPSIMGGKTTLKPVKGIVTELTRLYYETDSEVTRKKYAQFMSFNTCSVCKGTKLSKEANSVRIGKRTISEVSNMSVREALSFIKDIYEHVPNSIFKMSEEIILEIYKRLSFLNDVGLHYLSLNRSAPTLSGGEGQRVRLAAQLSSEITGITYVLDEPSTGLHPRDLENLVSTLLKLRDKGNTVIVVEHDEEIMKHADYIVDIGPYAGVLGGKIIAQGSLDAVKNNSNSLTGKYLSKTLKVNDAMYNNLENNRFLTIKGTDLNNLRSVTANFRLNTLNVVTGVSGSGKSSLVSRTLKPLLENLLNKADNKVEHYSEILGYEDLDKVINVSQEPIGRTPRSNPATYIGVFDKIRKVFANTKYAKEHHMGFDYFSFNSVKGRCPYCEGQGQIKIEMHFLPDVWIECDECGGRRFKEEVLKNKINGKNIADVLDMDANEASEFFKDYKDIHLVLEVLKEVGLGYIKLGQSATTLSGGEAQRVKLAKELSRKAKGKTVYIFDEPTNGLHFHDVSQLLAIFDKLLRAGHTLIVIEHNLDVIKSAGWIVDMGPEGGKDGGKVIVEGTLEDVINSKESFTGRAIKQSESMKNLIRC; this is translated from the coding sequence ATGAGTACTAAGCTTAGAGAACTTATAATAAATGAAGATATTAATGAAGAATCTGAAGATAATATGATTGTTATAAAAGGTGCAAAGCATCATAATCTTAAAAACGTTTCTTTGAAACTGCCAAAGAATAAACTCATTGTATTTACTGGAGTCAGTGGAAGCGGAAAATCTACTTTAGTATTTGATATAATACATGCTGAAGCACAACGAAGATTTATTAAAGGTTTATCCACCTTTGCAAAAAAAAGTGTGGGAAAAATTGAAAAGCCAAAGGTTGAATATATTTCAGGCTTAACCCCATCCCTTGCCATAGAGCAAAAAAGTGTAAGCAGCAATCCACGATCTACCGTTGGAACCTTGACGGAAATTTCTGATTATCTGCGTCTTTTATATTCCAGAATAGGTATTAGAACCTGTGAAAACTGTAAAACAGAAATAAAAACACTACTTTATAAAAATAAAAAAAGTGAATGTCCTAACTGTCATACCTTTATTAAACCTCTTATGTCATCACATTTCAGTTCCAATACTCCTCAGGGAATGTGTCCTCATTGTAAGGGACTTGGTGTCACGCAGGAAGTTGATTTAAAGCTTTTAATTGGTGATGAAAGCTTAAGCATTTTAGATGGTGCTATTAATTGGTTTGGAAATCTTAGAGAAAATAATAAAACTACATGGCCAACAGGGCCTTTAGATATTGTATTTGATCATTATAATTTAGATATTGAAACACCCTGGAGGGATTTACCTAAGAGTTTTCAAGATGTAATATTGTATGGATCAGGAGAAGAAAAGTTAGAGTATCCATCTATAATGGGAGGCAAAACTACACTTAAACCTGTTAAAGGAATTGTTACGGAGTTAACTAGACTTTATTATGAAACAGATTCCGAGGTAACAAGAAAAAAGTATGCACAATTTATGAGCTTCAATACTTGCAGTGTCTGCAAGGGTACAAAACTATCAAAAGAAGCAAATAGCGTCAGAATAGGAAAAAGAACAATATCAGAGGTTTCAAATATGTCTGTGAGAGAAGCTTTAAGCTTTATTAAAGATATATATGAACATGTTCCGAATTCTATATTCAAGATGTCAGAGGAAATAATTTTGGAGATATATAAAAGATTATCTTTTTTAAATGATGTTGGCCTCCATTATTTATCTTTAAACAGGAGTGCACCTACCTTATCTGGAGGTGAAGGCCAGAGAGTGAGGCTGGCTGCCCAGCTTAGCAGTGAGATTACAGGCATAACTTATGTTTTAGATGAGCCATCAACAGGACTGCATCCCCGGGATTTAGAAAATCTAGTAAGCACGCTCTTAAAGTTAAGGGATAAGGGAAATACAGTAATTGTTGTAGAACATGATGAAGAAATAATGAAGCATGCAGATTATATTGTAGATATAGGCCCTTATGCAGGGGTCTTAGGTGGAAAAATAATAGCACAGGGAAGCTTAGATGCTGTTAAAAATAATAGTAATTCACTAACGGGAAAATATTTGAGTAAGACTTTAAAAGTCAATGATGCTATGTATAACAATTTAGAAAATAATAGATTCCTTACGATAAAAGGTACAGACTTAAATAATTTAAGAAGTGTTACAGCAAACTTCAGGTTAAATACATTAAATGTTGTAACTGGAGTCAGCGGCAGTGGGAAAAGCAGCCTAGTAAGCAGAACTTTAAAACCTCTCTTAGAAAATTTATTAAATAAAGCGGATAATAAAGTAGAACATTACAGTGAAATTTTAGGATATGAAGACTTAGATAAGGTCATAAATGTTTCACAGGAGCCTATAGGAAGAACTCCAAGATCTAATCCGGCTACTTATATAGGAGTGTTTGATAAAATACGAAAAGTCTTTGCAAATACAAAATATGCTAAAGAACACCATATGGGCTTTGATTATTTCAGCTTTAACTCAGTAAAAGGAAGATGTCCCTATTGTGAAGGTCAGGGTCAGATAAAAATAGAAATGCACTTTTTACCAGATGTATGGATAGAATGTGATGAATGTGGAGGCAGAAGATTTAAGGAAGAAGTGCTTAAAAATAAGATCAATGGAAAGAACATTGCTGATGTGCTGGATATGGATGCCAATGAGGCATCAGAATTCTTTAAAGATTACAAAGATATACATTTAGTCCTTGAAGTTTTAAAAGAAGTAGGACTTGGATATATCAAGCTTGGTCAAAGTGCCACAACCTTAAGTGGAGGAGAGGCACAAAGGGTAAAACTTGCAAAGGAACTCAGCAGAAAAGCTAAAGGAAAAACTGTATATATCTTCGACGAGCCTACAAATGGACTGCATTTTCATGATGTATCCCAGCTGCTTGCTATTTTTGATAAACTTCTTAGAGCGGGACATACTCTTATAGTTATAGAACATAATTTGGATGTTATAAAATCAGCAGGATGGATAGTAGATATGGGGCCAGAAGGTGGAAAAGATGGGGGTAAGGTTATTGTAGAAGGTACTTTGGAGGATGTTATTAACTCAAAGGAGAGCTTTACTGGAAGAGCTATTAAGCAATCGGAAAGTATGAAAAATTTAATAAGATGCTAA